Proteins found in one Sporichthya brevicatena genomic segment:
- a CDS encoding molybdopterin-containing oxidoreductase family protein → MTTVDRPADVGEEGLDAKRTVHTFCRYCMAACGVDVTVAGNRVLKISADRANPHTWKDFCAKGRTAHELVEHPRRILNPMKRVGDSYAEASWDEAIRDIARRMNQLIAEDGPDTVACYWGNPGGFSASNVVFLNGWLDAVGTRSRYFVGSVDQNAMHVVAAAMYGSQLMAPVSDIDNCDYFLLVGCNPAVSAWGWVETVPGGWRRCLERQRGGARIVVVDPTRTETAEKADVHLRVRPGQDWALLLGMVKVILDERLQHEEDCAELALGVDDLRFLVRDADLDDLAARCEIPRAEIERIAREFATARTAMAVTRTGVALHEAGTIGEWLGHVLNVITGRMDRPGGRRYEQGYVDSLKLFDIWAKPTLHRSRVSGREMVAGHHGLDELPDEITTPGKGRVRALVIDAGNPVVSGANGDKLDAALAQLDLLVVLDLVQRESHRHAHWLLPVAHWLERDDLHSLTSGLQDRPFVQYGHKAVDPPPGAREEWEIFTDLALAMRRPFFGYRGVNTLVRTSRCLARRTDRPGLAFSPHWVNRLLVMFGRKLRWRDIMAKPHGWVYGEREFGNLRKALRTPDKRIHVAPREFLARTRELMAGQHPAAPEGFPFLLGNRRHRHSMNSYLNDLPSLHRSERRNVAVLTPEDAAELGIAEGDLVRVWSPVAEIRLPAAISNEPRRGSVLVDHGWGSRVFDPRGEAEPLVYGENRNRLVDGADLDPLSQTPALSSTYVAVAKA, encoded by the coding sequence GTGACCACCGTCGACCGTCCGGCCGACGTCGGGGAAGAGGGTCTCGACGCCAAGCGCACCGTGCACACCTTCTGCCGGTACTGCATGGCCGCGTGTGGGGTCGACGTCACGGTCGCCGGCAACCGCGTCTTGAAGATCTCCGCCGACCGGGCGAATCCGCACACCTGGAAGGACTTCTGCGCGAAGGGCCGCACCGCGCACGAGCTCGTCGAGCATCCCCGGCGCATCCTCAACCCGATGAAGCGCGTCGGCGACTCCTACGCCGAGGCGAGTTGGGACGAGGCGATCCGCGACATCGCCCGGCGGATGAACCAACTCATCGCCGAGGACGGCCCCGACACTGTCGCCTGCTACTGGGGGAACCCAGGGGGATTCTCGGCCTCCAACGTCGTCTTCCTCAACGGGTGGCTGGACGCGGTCGGGACGCGGAGCCGCTACTTCGTGGGCTCCGTCGATCAGAACGCGATGCACGTGGTCGCGGCCGCGATGTACGGGTCTCAGCTCATGGCGCCGGTCTCCGACATCGACAATTGCGACTACTTCCTGCTGGTCGGGTGCAACCCGGCCGTCAGCGCGTGGGGCTGGGTGGAGACCGTGCCGGGCGGTTGGCGGCGCTGCCTCGAACGCCAGCGCGGCGGCGCGCGGATCGTCGTCGTGGACCCGACCCGCACCGAGACCGCGGAGAAGGCGGACGTCCACCTGCGCGTCCGGCCAGGCCAGGACTGGGCCCTGCTGCTCGGCATGGTCAAGGTCATCCTCGACGAGCGGCTCCAGCACGAGGAGGACTGCGCCGAGCTCGCCCTCGGCGTCGACGACCTCCGGTTCCTGGTGCGCGACGCCGACCTCGACGACCTGGCGGCGCGGTGCGAGATCCCGCGTGCCGAGATCGAGCGGATCGCGCGCGAGTTCGCGACGGCGAGGACGGCGATGGCGGTCACGCGCACCGGCGTCGCGCTCCACGAGGCCGGGACGATCGGGGAGTGGCTCGGTCACGTCCTCAACGTCATCACCGGACGGATGGACCGTCCCGGTGGCCGGCGTTACGAGCAGGGCTACGTGGACAGCCTCAAGCTCTTCGACATCTGGGCCAAGCCGACCTTGCACCGTTCGCGGGTCTCCGGCCGGGAGATGGTCGCCGGCCACCACGGCCTCGACGAACTGCCGGACGAGATCACCACCCCCGGCAAGGGCCGCGTCCGTGCCCTGGTGATCGACGCCGGCAACCCGGTCGTCTCCGGGGCGAACGGTGACAAGCTCGACGCCGCCCTCGCCCAGCTCGACTTGCTCGTCGTGCTCGACCTCGTCCAGCGCGAGAGCCACCGGCACGCCCACTGGCTGTTGCCGGTCGCGCACTGGCTCGAGCGCGACGACCTGCACTCGCTGACCAGCGGCCTGCAGGACCGGCCATTCGTGCAGTACGGCCACAAGGCGGTGGACCCGCCGCCGGGCGCTCGCGAGGAGTGGGAGATCTTCACCGACCTCGCGCTGGCCATGCGCCGACCCTTCTTCGGCTACCGCGGGGTGAACACACTCGTGCGGACGAGCCGATGCCTGGCCCGGCGGACCGACCGCCCCGGACTGGCGTTCTCCCCGCACTGGGTGAACCGTCTCTTGGTCATGTTCGGTCGCAAGCTGCGATGGCGCGACATCATGGCCAAGCCGCACGGCTGGGTGTACGGCGAGCGCGAGTTCGGCAATCTCCGCAAGGCCCTGCGCACCCCGGACAAGCGGATCCACGTCGCGCCGCGCGAGTTCCTGGCGCGCACCCGTGAGCTGATGGCCGGTCAGCACCCAGCCGCGCCGGAGGGATTCCCGTTCCTGCTCGGCAACCGCCGGCACCGGCACTCGATGAACTCCTACCTCAACGACCTGCCGAGTCTGCATCGCTCGGAGCGGCGAAATGTCGCCGTGCTCACGCCGGAGGACGCGGCGGAACTCGGCATCGCCGAGGGTGACCTGGTCCGCGTCTGGTCGCCGGTGGCGGAGATCCGGCTGCCTGCCGCGATCAGCAACGAGCCCCGGCGCGGTTCGGTGCTGGTCGACCACGGGTGGGGTTCACGCGTCTTCGACCCGCGCGGTGAGGCCGAGCCCCTCGTATACGGCGAGAACCGCAACCGGTTGGTGGACGGCGCCGACCTCGATCCGTTGTCGCAGACCCCGGCGCTGAGCTCGACCTATGTCGCGGTCGCGAAGGCGTAG